In the genome of Hevea brasiliensis isolate MT/VB/25A 57/8 chromosome 14, ASM3005281v1, whole genome shotgun sequence, the window CAGCCTGAATATCGATAAACAACTTCAATTTCACTAGCTAGTATTAATTTCATACTTAAACATCAAAAAGAAGATTGGTATTTTGCTTACCAGCCACTGGGTACGTGCTTCTTCAACTTTGTTGCTAGAGAACTTAACAACTCCATGTTTGCCATAAACGTATCTCTCTTGCCTCCCCTTGATGATTCCACGATAAACCCGACCAAATCCTCCCAGGCCGATGAATTTTCTTTCACTAAACGTATCCATGTAAGCATTTAACTCCTCAAGAGTAAACTTTATTATGTCTCCTGAATCTTTCAAGAATATTAATTTAGACGTTATTCACCTTTTCTATAATGACCAAAAATGAAGAAATATCAACAATTTCACATGTGATTTGACTGAAAACTAATTCGGTAATAGAACGaaaaaaatatattgaaagtTAAAAAAGGCAAttgctaaaattaattaaaacttcCTGATAGAATTCAAAAATATTTTAAGTTATCTATGAGATTTAATTTATTAGCATTAGAATTATCAAGAGTTGTGaagttttaatttatataaattcgaataataaaaataataataaaaaacttaAGTTTGGATTCTTTATTCAATTAGgcctaatttataatttatatatttatacattAATTGATATAAATTGGTGATGTCAACTACCAATTTATACCTTATAATGAAAGTTAAGGATTAGAACTTTCAAAataataagagagagagagagagagagagagagagagagagagagagaaataattAGCTCACCACCCTTTGTAATGTTCTGATCTCTCTGTAGACAGAAAGAAGATATAAAATTTGCCATCCCTATGATCACTTTAGCGATCACTTCACCCCGTTCATGACAAGTAGAAAAGGAAATGATATGTATATATAGTTGATAAAGCAAAAATCAGTGGTTTTGTTCGAATATGCTCTTTGATGTGTCCCATATTTTAGTTTATAGTATCTTTCAAGAAAAATTACCATTTAATATTCTATTTTTTGTAGCCAAATCAATGATTTGGTCCCatattttaaaaaacatattaattaatttacaaattttGATTTCCTAATGTACTTTCATCTCTCCATCTATTTTTCTCAACTTTTACCGTTAATAATAGACATATTTGTCTTTGAATTTTTACTATTGTTAAAACCTTTATCCGATCACCTAATTTTAGTCCCTTATCTAAGGAttaaatggataaaaataaatagaatgaTCAAATAGTTTATGAAATCAAATATGAGAGattatatcatatatttttaaaaacataagaatcaaaatattatttttaataatatcagagactaaataataatttttaaaattacaatATTGACAagggaaattaattaaaaaagaacTTGGTTAGCCATTAAGAAACATCATCTCATCTCTACAATAAGTTGTAGCTTTGTGTAACATGTGTTGGTatcttttataataatattataatcagaataattGTTCCCTGTAGGTTTTACTGTAATTAAAATCTGTAGGTTTCTATACTCATCTTTCCATGTAAATGTCAAATCACACATAATGCAACTTCATTTTCTGCATTCCTTTTCATGTAAGACCTGTAACTATATTATTTGTGCATTTCAAACATGTCTTCAAACTTAACTTTAGCCACGAAACTAGAAAAATTTTCTCGACCtaattttttacataaataaatagCTGATGGCTTTTTGATCAATTTTTTGAATATCGTTTTAAATTGGATATTCATAATAATTGAAACCTGAGTATCTATTTTCGCACATTTGATTGTTGCTTTACACTTTTGTATCTTTCATTTCAGGGATTTTCTTCACGGTAAATTATTAGATGTATCTGGTACACATGCATCATCTTTCATAATCACGTGAGATCTACTCTCTATATTATAGAGAGTAGATCTCACGTGACTATATTATAGAGAGAGCTCATTTTTCCTAATTTCTCAATGAGTCGTCTTCTTGTCACGAACTCGGAAATTTCAAATGCAAATAATCCTCTCAGCAGATTTCTTATCTAAACTTGGAGTAACACTTTCAATAGAAATATTTTCTTCATGAGcgcatttttctttcttttctttctcttcacttTCACCTCTGATTTCCAAAACTAAATCGTCAAGCTCTGATGCCATGCTTTGTAGCAAACTCTGATGCCACTTTGTTAGAAGCGTTTAGGATTCAATACTACTTAATTGGGAAAGAGATGAATAACATATAagataattgaaaaaaaatccTCAAAACAATAATATTATAGATAGCTCCATGTTATATGGCACACTATTTTAGATGAGTATATATGGCAGTCACCATACAGTATCAACACTCCTCATTAAATGCCCGACACTTATTTATAAGCCACACACATTTCTAGGCATCAAACATTTATCTATATTCCAACACGAAGAGCACCAAACAAATCCAAATAAACCAGAGGATGCAAAGATTTTCACTATGCTAGGCCTATGATAAATAGGCAAGCTTGTCAATAACTTGAGCAATGGTTGGGCGGTCTTGTGGCTGGGGTTTGACACATTCCAGTCCAAGTTCTGTAATTGCCTTGGCAGCTTCTTCGGAACATCCAGTTCTTTCTAATTTTACATGCAATAATTTTTGTGTAGGGTAATTTCTGATTGCTGAATCCCCAATTCGCCAAGGCACGCTACAATTAGCTTCAATGTAGGTAATCTTTTCCTTCGTTATTAGTTGCAATATTATTTCTCCAAAACTGTAAATATCATCTGTTTTGCTTCCTgatgcaaagaaaagaaaaaagatctATCATCCAACATGTAATTGACCTTCTATATTTTTAATCTGAAGGAAAAATTTGACCTGATGAGTTTATATTTTCTTCCTCTGGTGTAACCTTCCCCAAATCAGCTACTTTGGGAATAAAATTCTGTGCTCATGGGACCAAGTAGAATTTAGTAGTTAACTAGAAAAAAAtggtttttttatatatatatatatatatatatatatatatatatatatatatatatagaaatgaataattaattaACCTTATCGAGCAAAATATTGTGCAGCTTTAAATCCCTATGGACAAGTGCAGGCGTAAACCCATGTAGCTTCTGTATGGTATTTGCAACTCCTTTGATTATTCTAAGGGTTTTGCTCCAATCCAGGCCTATAACCAAAAACATTACACAATTTACTTAACATGAATCTATTGAGTTTCTCAGCTCACAAATGGAGCTGAATTACATTTTAAAAAGCAAGGGTTCAAGAACAAATTATGTCAGAACTATTCTGAAAATTTCTTGATCAAGAAAAAAGGAACTTTCACATGTTATAACTAACTATCGATATAGTTAATTAACATGGATGTATGCACGCATCCTAATCTTTCACATGTTTAAGCTGGTTGATATTTGTTAATATCCCACAATGGTTTGGGATAGGACAATATGCCCCCTGGCCTTTTGGACACTCCTTTCCTTGAGCTACCTCGAAGCAACATCAATAATAATTAGAAATTTACTAGGAGATAGATAACCTGATAATTTATCCAAGACAGTCCCATTTTGCATGAATGGATAAACAAGGTAGAACCTTTCCTGAGTTTCACAGTATCCAATTagcttgatgatattttgatgccTCACTTTTGGTAAGTACTCCATTTCAGCCTGAACATAGATAAACAACTTCAATTTCACCAGCTAGTATGCCTAACTTTTCTTGATCTAATGGTTCCTTGTacaaaagataataaaaaatattattctaaTTTTGCTTACCATCCACTCGGTTCGTTCTCCTTCAACTATGTTGCGGGAGAACTTAACAGCTATATGTTGGCCATTAATATGTCTCTCTTGCCTCCCTTTGATGATTCCACGATAAACGCGACCGAATCCTCCCAAGCCGAAGAATTTTCTTTCACTAAACGTATCCGTGTAAGCATTTAATTCCTCAAGAGTAAACTTTATTATGTCTCCTGAATCTTACcagaattaatttaaaatttcaaacctTATTAGAgtctaataaataataaaaaaaaaaaaacacacttaATTTAAAATTCTTTATGCAATTAGGCCTAATTTATAACTTACAAAAAATCTCGCTTAAATATAAAGACTCCATTAAGGATTCcaatttgagagagagagagagagaaataagcTCACCGTCCTCTGTAATGCTTTGATCTCTGTGTTGGAAGCAAGAAGATAGAAAATTTCCCATACTTATGATCATTTCACCTGATCATGACAAGTAGAAAAGGAAATgagatatatatacatatagttcataaaaaaataattaaaaaaaaaaggcaaagcgATGGTTTTTATCGAATATATGCTCTTTGATATATTCCACATTttagttcattttttttttccaaaatttttgAGACAATATACACTTTCTATATTCAATAATTTATGCAAATGCTCTTTGCAGCgatattaattttattgttaTAAAATTAACATTAAGAagcaatataaataattattattaataatacataaaaaaatatacaCTAAAAAAATAATTACCAACTGATTGAATTGATTGTAATACTTATTATTTTTTGTAGTGATATGTTAACAAGTATCAATTGATAAATCTTTGGCAACAATAAATATTGTTATTAATAACATTTTTTTCCTAgcaattataattttattgtaaaatgtatactgccataattttatagcatcaatATACGTAGCAAGTCATATATTACTATCATAAACTTATTGGACAATAAATTTGGATAGTAAAAATTTTTACTGCTAAATTTAACATTTCTTTCTTATAGTAATTTTTTGGTATATTGACTATGATTGAGATTCAAATTAAATTTCATAACTCTAGAGATAACTTTAATATCACTCAGTTTAAGTCCTCACAGTCTTATAAATGACTTTAGTACTACTAAAATAAAGctcattaatatttaattaatatgtttTGAAAAAAACTTAATTAGCTATTAAGAAACATCAACTTTCTAAAATAAGTTGCTGCTTTCTGTGTAAAATCTACCATGTTATGTATCTTTGATAATAATATAATATCAGAATAATTGTTCTCATTGCTGCTTTTGAAAGCTTagaataagaaataaataatttatcgcGCAGCACGAAACAATAAAAAAATGCAGAAGCATCGCATTTTgcataaaggaaaagaaaattagtAAATTGCATTCAATTAAGGCTAATTAAGTTCCATTCTCTTTGCACCTTTATTTCTTTGGTACGtaatcatctctctctctctcttacgaTCTCGGATCTAATATTCCATGGCCTCATGGCCTCACGTCATTTGTTtcttattcaattcaatttctttaaaaaattacattaaagacaaaaaattaaatttctttaaaaattttaacatcttAATTCGAAATGATCCGCAATATGTAAATTGAATctaaat includes:
- the LOC131172808 gene encoding probable serine/threonine-protein kinase PBL28, which codes for MGNFLSSCFQHRDQSITEDGDIIKFTLEELNAYTDTFSERKFFGLGGFGRVYRGIIKGRQERHINGQHIAVKFSRNIVEGERTEWMAEMEYLPKVRHQNIIKLIGYCETQERFYLVYPFMQNGTVLDKLSGLDWSKTLRIIKGVANTIQKLHGFTPALVHRDLKLHNILLDKNFIPKVADLGKVTPEEENINSSGSKTDDIYSFGEIILQLITKEKITYIEANCSVPWRIGDSAIRNYPTQKLLHVKLERTGCSEEAAKAITELGLECVKPQPQDRPTIAQVIDKLAYLS